A single region of the Triticum dicoccoides isolate Atlit2015 ecotype Zavitan chromosome 2B, WEW_v2.0, whole genome shotgun sequence genome encodes:
- the LOC119363863 gene encoding uncharacterized protein LOC119363863, whose product MTPPPQPQPQPSHDSLPALPDDLIVEILLRLPPDEPEYLFRASLVCKLWGNLLSGRAFRRRYREFHQALPVLGFFRNLSGLARFVPTTAFRPPDSGKSFAFDCRHGRVLLSDRSFPDSFTLWDPMTNEKQRVRHPAIRGSCYNAGVFCATPGCDHLDCHGGPFLVAFVGTDADDDGARACLYSSETGVWSSPSYVEFGYELDSYVDSMPPVMVGDALYFTCGTGSLILRYNLGGDRGLSVIDAMDVYEGGDNQDGGGVVIMPVENGGLGLAVLNMFTLYLWVLKTGPGRAARWKKSGVIKLDMLSIGDPRHSLCLLSAFAKGRASDVIFVSTHAGVFMIELKSEQVTKVCEKGLFNVFPYMSFCTPGRANGRLPSPATTQL is encoded by the exons ATGactccgccgccgcagccgcagccgcagccgagcCATGACTCGCTGCCGGCGCTGCCCGATGACCTCATCGTCGAGATCCTCCTCCGACTGCCGCCTGACGAGCCGGAGTATCTCTTCCGCGCCTCCCTCGTCTGCAAGCTCTGGGGCAACCTCCTCTCCGGCCGCGCCTTCCGCCGCCGCTACCGCGAATTCCATCAAGCACTTCCCGTGCTGGGATTCTTTCGTAACCTGTCCGGCCTAGCCCGCTTCGTCCCCACTACGGCATTCCGCCCTCCCGACTCCGGCAAAAGCTTCGCCTTCGATTGCCGCCATGGCCGCGTCCTCCTGAGCGACCGCAGCTTCCCGGATTCCTTTACCCTCTGGGACCCCATGACCAACGAGAAGCAGCGCGTGCGCCACCCCGCCATCCGGGGGAGTTGCTACAACGCGGGGGTGTTCTGCGCCACGCCCGGCTGCGACCACCTTGACTGCCATGGGGGTCCTTTCCTGGTGGCCTTCGTCGGCACGGACGCCGACGACGACGGCGCGCGCGCCTGCCTCTACTCTTCAGAGACCGGTGTGTGGAGCTCGCCGTCCTATGTTGAGTTCGGTTATGAGCTCGATTCCTATGTCGACTCGATGCCCCCCGTCATGGTGGGAGACGCTCTCTACTTCACCTGTGGGACCGGCAGCCTGATCCTGCGCTACAACTTGGGCGGCGATCGGGGCCTATCAGTGATCGATGCCATGGACGTTTACGAGGGCGGGGATAACCAGGATGGGGGTGGCGTTGTCATCATGCCAGTGGAAAATGGTGGACTTGGGCTCGCTGTCCTTAACATGTTCACCCTCTACCTGTGGGTGCTGAAGACGGGTCCTGGCAGAGCCGCGCGGTGGAAAAAAAGTGGGGTCATCAAGCTCGATATGCTCTCCATTGGCGACCCAAGGCACTCACTGTGTCTGCTGTCCGCCTTTGCCAAGGGCCGCGCTTCCGATGTCATTTTCGTCAGCACGCATGCTGGTGTCTTCATGATCGAGCTCAAGTCGGAGCAAGTGACCAAGGTGTGCGAGAAGGGATTGTTCAATGTCTTTCCTTACATGAGCTTCTGTACTCCAG GTCGTGCTAATGGGAGATTGCCATCTCCAGCGACAACCCAGTTATAA